One part of the Arabidopsis thaliana chromosome 4, partial sequence genome encodes these proteins:
- the PAA1 gene encoding P-type ATP-ase 1 (P-type ATP-ase 1 (PAA1); FUNCTIONS IN: copper ion transmembrane transporter activity, ATPase activity, coupled to transmembrane movement of ions, phosphorylative mechanism; INVOLVED IN: photosynthetic electron transport chain; LOCATED IN: chloroplast, chloroplast envelope; EXPRESSED IN: 23 plant structures; EXPRESSED DURING: 13 growth stages; CONTAINS InterPro DOMAIN/s: ATPase, P-type copper-transporter (InterPro:IPR001756), Heavy metal transport/detoxification protein (InterPro:IPR006121), ATPase, P type, cation/copper-transporter (InterPro:IPR006403), ATPase, P-type, ATPase-associated domain (InterPro:IPR008250), Heavy-metal-associated, conserved site (InterPro:IPR017969), Haloacid dehalogenase-like hydrolase (InterPro:IPR005834), ATPase, P-type, K/Mg/Cd/Cu/Zn/Na/Ca/Na/H-transporter (InterPro:IPR001757), ATPase, P-type, heavy metal translocating (InterPro:IPR006416), ATPase, P-type phosphorylation site (InterPro:IPR018303); BEST Arabidopsis thaliana protein match is: P-type ATPase of Arabidopsis 2 (TAIR:AT5G21930.2); Has 35333 Blast hits to 34131 proteins in 2444 species: Archae - 798; Bacteria - 22429; Metazoa - 974; Fungi - 991; Plants - 531; Viruses - 0; Other Eukaryotes - 9610 (source: NCBI BLink).) translates to MESTLSAFSTVKATAMARSSGGPSLPLLTISKALNRHFTGARHLHPLLLARCSPSVRRLGGFHGSRFTSSNSALRSLGAAVLPVIRHRLECLSSSSPSFRSISSGGGSGFGGYNGGSGGGGGGGSESGDSKSKLGANASDGVSVPSSDIIILDVGGMTCGGCSASVKKILESQPQVASASVNLTTETAIVWPVPEAKSVPDWQKSLGETLANHLTNCGFQSTPRDLVTENFFKVFETKTKDKQARLKESGRELAVSWALCAVCLVGHLTHFLGVNAPWIHAIHSTGFHVSLCLITLLGPGRKLVLDGIKSLLKGSPNMNTLVGLGALSSFSVSSLAAMIPKLGWKTFFEEPVMLIAFVLLGRNLEQRAKIKATSDMTGLLSVLPSKARLLLDGDLQNSTVEVPCNSLSVGDLVVILPGDRVPADGVVKSGRSTIDESSFTGEPLPVTKESGSQVAAGSINLNGTLTVEVHRSGGETAVGDIIRLVEEAQSREAPVQQLVDKVAGRFTYGVMALSAATFTFWNLFGAHVLPSALHNGSPMSLALQLSCSVLVVACPCALGLATPTAMLVGTSLGARRGLLLRGGDILEKFSLVDTVVFDKTGTLTKGHPVVTEVIIPENPRHNLNDTWSEVEVLMLAAAVESNTTHPVGKAIVKAARARNCQTMKAEDGTFTEEPGSGAVAIVNNKRVTVGTLEWVKRHGATGNSLLALEEHEINNQSVVYIGVDNTLAAVIRFEDKVREDAAQVVENLTRQGIDVYMLSGDKRNAANYVASVVGINHERVIAGVKPAEKKNFINELQKNKKIVAMVGDGINDAAALASSNVGVAMGGGAGAASEVSPVVLMGNRLTQLLDAMELSRQTMKTVKQNLWWAFGYNIVGIPIAAGVLLPLTGTMLTPSMAGALMGVSSLGVMTNSLLLRYRFFSNRNDKNVKPEPKEGTKQPHENTRWKQSS, encoded by the exons ATGGAGTCTACACTCTCAGCTTTCTCAACCGTCAAGGCAACAGCGATGGCTCGAAGTAGTGGTGGTCCTTCATTACCTCTCCTCACTATTTCTAAAGCACTTAACCGCCACTTTACCGGCGCCAGACACCTCCATCCTTTATTGCTCGCTCGCTGTTCTCCCTCCGTGCGACGTCTTGGTGGGTTTCATGGCAGTCGATTTACTTCGTCGAATTCAGCTTTGAGAAGCTTGGGAGCTGCTGTTTTGCCGGTAATCCGACACCGTTTAGAGTGTTTGTCGAGCTCATCGCCGTCTTTCAGGAGTATCTCAAGTGGCGGCGGTTCTGGATTTGGGGGGTATAATGGTGGAagcggcggtggtggtggcggaggATCGGAGAGTGGTGATTCCAAGTCAAAACTGGGTGCTAATGCAAGTGATGGTGTCTCTGTTCCGTCGTCAGATATCATTATTCTCGATGTTGGA GGGATGACATGTGGAGGGTGTTCAGCAAGTGTGAAGAAGATACTGGAAAGCCAA CCTCAAGTTGCTTCAGCTAGTGTTAATCTCACCACCGAGACGGCAATTGTGTGGCCTGTACCGGAAGCTAAAAGTGTACCTGATTGGCAAAAGAGTTTAGGCGAGACGCTTGCAAACCATCTGACCAATTGCGGGTTTCAGTCTACTCCTCGAG ATTTGGTGACAGAGAATTTCTTCAAAGTTTTcgaaacaaagacaaaagacAAGCAGGCTCGCTTAAAAGAGAGTG GCCGCGAGCTTGCTGTTTCATGGGCCCTATGTGCTGTATGCTTGGTTGGCCATTTAACTCACTTTCTAGGGGTTAATGCTCCCTGGATTCATGCGATCCATTCAACGGGGTTTCATGTGTCTTTATGTTTGATTACGTTGCTTGGTCCTGGACGCAAGCTAGTACTTGATGGTATCAAGAGTCTTTTAAAAGGTTCCCCAAACATGAACACGCTAGTTGGTCTTGGTGCtttgtcatcattttctgTTAGCTCACTGGCAGCCATGATTCCAAAATTG GGCTGGAAGACATTTTTTGAGGAACCAGTTATGTTAATAGCTTTTGTATTGCTGGGAAGGAATCTTGAACAGAGAGCTAAAATAAAAGCCACCAGTGATATGACTGGCCTTCTGAGTGTTTTGCCTTCAAAAGCTCGCCTTCTGCTTGATGGTGATCTGCAGAATTCAACTGTTGAGGTTCCTTGTAATAGTCTCTCTGTTGGTGATCTAGTCGTCATACTACCAGGA GATCGAGTTCCAGCAGATGGTGTGGTCAAGTCAGGTAGAAGCACCATTGATGAGTCAAGTTTCACAGGTGAACCATTGCCAGTGACAAAAGAGTCAGGG AGTCAAGTCGCAGCAGGATCTATAAACCTGAACGGAACTCTTACTGTCGAAGTGCATAGATCAGGGGGTGAAACTGCAGTTGGGGACATTATTCGTCTGGTTGAAGAGGCTCAGAGTAGAGAAGCACCAGTACAGCAGTTGGTTGACAAG GTCGCAGGGCGCTTCACGTATGGAGTGATGGCACTCTCTGCAGCTACATTTACATTCTGGAATCTATTTGGTGCACATGTTCTTCCTTCTGCCTTGCATAATGGGAGCCCAATGTCTTTGGCCCTTCAACTATCTTGCAGCGTTCTG GTTGTGGCTTGTCCTTGCGCCCTTGGGTTGGCTACTCCAACGGCAATGCTG GTTGGTACATCATTAGGAGCAAGAAGAGGATTACTTCTTCGTGGTGGTGATATTCTTGAAAAGTTTTCCTTGGTTGATACTGTTGTCTTCGACAAAACTGGGACACTGACGAAGGGACACCCTGTTGTGACTGAAGTTATTATTCCTGAAAATCCAAG ACACAATTTGAATGATACTTGGTCAGAAGTAGAGGTTTTGATGTTAGCAGCTGCTGTTGAGTCAAACACTACTCACCCTGTTGGGAAAGCGATTGTAAAAGCAGCCCGGGCTCGTAATTGTCAAACAATGAAG GCAGAGGATGGAACATTTACTGAAGAACCAGGGTCTGGTGCTGTTGCTATTGTCAACAACAAAAGGGTTACAGTTGGGACTCTAGAATGGGTCAAGAG ACATGGAGCCACCGGGAACTCATTGCTTGCATTAGAAGAGCATGAAATTAACAACCAGTCTGTTGTGTATATTGGGGTGGATAATACACTTGCTGCAGTCATCCGTTTTGAAGATAAAGTCAGGGAGGATGCTGCTCAAGTTGTTGAGAATTTGACTCGCCAGGGAATTGATGTGTACATGCTGTCTGGTGACAAGAGGAATGCTGCCAATTATGTAGCTTCTGTCGTAGGAATTAATCATGAACGg GTTATAGCAGGAGTTAAACCAGCTgagaaaaagaattttatcaatgaacttcaaaaaaataagaagattgTTGCAATGGTGGGGGATGGAATAAACGATGCTGCTGCTCTGGCATCATCTAATGTTGGAGTGGCCATGGGTGGTGGTGCAGGAGCGGCCAGTGAGGTGTCTCCTGTTGTCTTGATGGGCAATCGGTTAACACAG TTGCTTGATGCGATGGAGCTAAGTCGGCAAACCATGAAGACCGTGAAGCAAAACCTTTGGTGGGCGTTCGGATACAACATT GTAGGAATCCCAATTGCGGCTGGAGTGTTGCTACCATTGACTGGAACCATGTTGACTCCATCAATGGCGGGGGCTCTCATGGGTGTAAGCTCTCTCGGTGTCATGACTAATTCCTTACTTCTAAGGTACAGATTCTTCTCGAACCGAAACGACAAAAATGTCAAACCGGAACCAAAAGAGGGAACAAAACAGCCACATGAGAACACAAGATGGAAGCAAAGCTCTTAG
- the PAA1 gene encoding P-type ATP-ase 1 (P-type ATP-ase 1 (PAA1); FUNCTIONS IN: copper ion transmembrane transporter activity, ATPase activity, coupled to transmembrane movement of ions, phosphorylative mechanism; INVOLVED IN: photosynthetic electron transport chain; LOCATED IN: chloroplast, chloroplast envelope; EXPRESSED IN: 23 plant structures; EXPRESSED DURING: 13 growth stages; CONTAINS InterPro DOMAIN/s: ATPase, P-type copper-transporter (InterPro:IPR001756), Heavy metal transport/detoxification protein (InterPro:IPR006121), ATPase, P type, cation/copper-transporter (InterPro:IPR006403), ATPase, P-type, ATPase-associated domain (InterPro:IPR008250), Heavy-metal-associated, conserved site (InterPro:IPR017969), Haloacid dehalogenase-like hydrolase (InterPro:IPR005834), ATPase, P-type, heavy metal translocating (InterPro:IPR006416), ATPase, P-type, K/Mg/Cd/Cu/Zn/Na/Ca/Na/H-transporter (InterPro:IPR001757), ATPase, P-type phosphorylation site (InterPro:IPR018303); BEST Arabidopsis thaliana protein match is: P-type ATPase of Arabidopsis 2 (TAIR:AT5G21930.2); Has 35333 Blast hits to 34131 proteins in 2444 species: Archae - 798; Bacteria - 22429; Metazoa - 974; Fungi - 991; Plants - 531; Viruses - 0; Other Eukaryotes - 9610 (source: NCBI BLink).), whose protein sequence is MESTLSAFSTVKATAMARSSGGPSLPLLTISKALNRHFTGARHLHPLLLARCSPSVRRLGGFHGSRFTSSNSALRSLGAAVLPVIRHRLECLSSSSPSFRSISSGGGSGFGGYNGGSGGGGGGGSESGDSKSKLGANASDGVSVPSSDIIILDVGGMTCGGCSASVKKILESQPQVASASVNLTTETAIVWPVPEAKSVPDWQKSLGETLANHLTNCGFQSTPRDLVTENFFKVFETKTKDKQARLKESGRELAVSWALCAVCLVGHLTHFLGVNAPWIHAIHSTGFHVSLCLITLLGPGRKLVLDGIKSLLKGSPNMNTLVGLGALSSFSVSSLAAMIPKLGWKTFFEEPVMLIAFVLLGRNLEQRAKIKATSDMTGLLSVLPSKARLLLDGDLQNSTVEVPCNSLSVGDLVVILPGDRVPADGVVKSGRSTIDESSFTGEPLPVTKESGSQVAAGSINLNGTLTVEVHRSGGETAVGDIIRLVEEAQSREAPVQQLVDKVAGRFTYGVMALSAATFTFWNLFGAHVLPSALHNGSPMSLALQLSCSVLVVACPCALGLATPTAMLVGTSLGARRGLLLRGGDILEKFSLVDTVVFDKTGTLTKGHPVVTEVIIPENPRHNLNDTWSEVEVLMLAAAVESNTTHPVGKAIVKAARARNCQTMKAEDGTFTEEPGSGAVAIVNNKRVTVGTLEWVKRHGATGNSLLALEEHEINNQSVVYIGVDNTLAAVIRFEDKVREDAAQVVENLTRQGIDVYMLSGDKRNAANYVASVVGINHERVIAGVKPAEKKNFINELQKNKKIVAMVGDGINDAAALASSNVGVAMGGGAGAASEVSPVVLMGNRLTQLLDAMELSRQTMKTVKQNLWWAFGYNIVRIPIAAGVLLPLTGTMLTPSMAGALMGVSSLGVMTNSLLLRYRFFSNRNDKNVKPEPKEGTKQPHENTRWKQSS, encoded by the exons ATGGAGTCTACACTCTCAGCTTTCTCAACCGTCAAGGCAACAGCGATGGCTCGAAGTAGTGGTGGTCCTTCATTACCTCTCCTCACTATTTCTAAAGCACTTAACCGCCACTTTACCGGCGCCAGACACCTCCATCCTTTATTGCTCGCTCGCTGTTCTCCCTCCGTGCGACGTCTTGGTGGGTTTCATGGCAGTCGATTTACTTCGTCGAATTCAGCTTTGAGAAGCTTGGGAGCTGCTGTTTTGCCGGTAATCCGACACCGTTTAGAGTGTTTGTCGAGCTCATCGCCGTCTTTCAGGAGTATCTCAAGTGGCGGCGGTTCTGGATTTGGGGGGTATAATGGTGGAagcggcggtggtggtggcggaggATCGGAGAGTGGTGATTCCAAGTCAAAACTGGGTGCTAATGCAAGTGATGGTGTCTCTGTTCCGTCGTCAGATATCATTATTCTCGATGTTGGA GGGATGACATGTGGAGGGTGTTCAGCAAGTGTGAAGAAGATACTGGAAAGCCAA CCTCAAGTTGCTTCAGCTAGTGTTAATCTCACCACCGAGACGGCAATTGTGTGGCCTGTACCGGAAGCTAAAAGTGTACCTGATTGGCAAAAGAGTTTAGGCGAGACGCTTGCAAACCATCTGACCAATTGCGGGTTTCAGTCTACTCCTCGAG ATTTGGTGACAGAGAATTTCTTCAAAGTTTTcgaaacaaagacaaaagacAAGCAGGCTCGCTTAAAAGAGAGTG GCCGCGAGCTTGCTGTTTCATGGGCCCTATGTGCTGTATGCTTGGTTGGCCATTTAACTCACTTTCTAGGGGTTAATGCTCCCTGGATTCATGCGATCCATTCAACGGGGTTTCATGTGTCTTTATGTTTGATTACGTTGCTTGGTCCTGGACGCAAGCTAGTACTTGATGGTATCAAGAGTCTTTTAAAAGGTTCCCCAAACATGAACACGCTAGTTGGTCTTGGTGCtttgtcatcattttctgTTAGCTCACTGGCAGCCATGATTCCAAAATTG GGCTGGAAGACATTTTTTGAGGAACCAGTTATGTTAATAGCTTTTGTATTGCTGGGAAGGAATCTTGAACAGAGAGCTAAAATAAAAGCCACCAGTGATATGACTGGCCTTCTGAGTGTTTTGCCTTCAAAAGCTCGCCTTCTGCTTGATGGTGATCTGCAGAATTCAACTGTTGAGGTTCCTTGTAATAGTCTCTCTGTTGGTGATCTAGTCGTCATACTACCAGGA GATCGAGTTCCAGCAGATGGTGTGGTCAAGTCAGGTAGAAGCACCATTGATGAGTCAAGTTTCACAGGTGAACCATTGCCAGTGACAAAAGAGTCAGGG AGTCAAGTCGCAGCAGGATCTATAAACCTGAACGGAACTCTTACTGTCGAAGTGCATAGATCAGGGGGTGAAACTGCAGTTGGGGACATTATTCGTCTGGTTGAAGAGGCTCAGAGTAGAGAAGCACCAGTACAGCAGTTGGTTGACAAG GTCGCAGGGCGCTTCACGTATGGAGTGATGGCACTCTCTGCAGCTACATTTACATTCTGGAATCTATTTGGTGCACATGTTCTTCCTTCTGCCTTGCATAATGGGAGCCCAATGTCTTTGGCCCTTCAACTATCTTGCAGCGTTCTG GTTGTGGCTTGTCCTTGCGCCCTTGGGTTGGCTACTCCAACGGCAATGCTG GTTGGTACATCATTAGGAGCAAGAAGAGGATTACTTCTTCGTGGTGGTGATATTCTTGAAAAGTTTTCCTTGGTTGATACTGTTGTCTTCGACAAAACTGGGACACTGACGAAGGGACACCCTGTTGTGACTGAAGTTATTATTCCTGAAAATCCAAG ACACAATTTGAATGATACTTGGTCAGAAGTAGAGGTTTTGATGTTAGCAGCTGCTGTTGAGTCAAACACTACTCACCCTGTTGGGAAAGCGATTGTAAAAGCAGCCCGGGCTCGTAATTGTCAAACAATGAAG GCAGAGGATGGAACATTTACTGAAGAACCAGGGTCTGGTGCTGTTGCTATTGTCAACAACAAAAGGGTTACAGTTGGGACTCTAGAATGGGTCAAGAG ACATGGAGCCACCGGGAACTCATTGCTTGCATTAGAAGAGCATGAAATTAACAACCAGTCTGTTGTGTATATTGGGGTGGATAATACACTTGCTGCAGTCATCCGTTTTGAAGATAAAGTCAGGGAGGATGCTGCTCAAGTTGTTGAGAATTTGACTCGCCAGGGAATTGATGTGTACATGCTGTCTGGTGACAAGAGGAATGCTGCCAATTATGTAGCTTCTGTCGTAGGAATTAATCATGAACGg GTTATAGCAGGAGTTAAACCAGCTgagaaaaagaattttatcaatgaacttcaaaaaaataagaagattgTTGCAATGGTGGGGGATGGAATAAACGATGCTGCTGCTCTGGCATCATCTAATGTTGGAGTGGCCATGGGTGGTGGTGCAGGAGCGGCCAGTGAGGTGTCTCCTGTTGTCTTGATGGGCAATCGGTTAACACAG TTGCTTGATGCGATGGAGCTAAGTCGGCAAACCATGAAGACCGTGAAGCAAAACCTTTGGTGGGCGTTCGGATACAACATTGTAA GAATCCCAATTGCGGCTGGAGTGTTGCTACCATTGACTGGAACCATGTTGACTCCATCAATGGCGGGGGCTCTCATGGGTGTAAGCTCTCTCGGTGTCATGACTAATTCCTTACTTCTAAGGTACAGATTCTTCTCGAACCGAAACGACAAAAATGTCAAACCGGAACCAAAAGAGGGAACAAAACAGCCACATGAGAACACAAGATGGAAGCAAAGCTCTTAG
- the PAA1 gene encoding P-type ATP-ase 1 (P-type ATP-ase 1 (PAA1); FUNCTIONS IN: copper ion transmembrane transporter activity, ATPase activity, coupled to transmembrane movement of ions, phosphorylative mechanism; INVOLVED IN: photosynthetic electron transport chain; LOCATED IN: chloroplast, chloroplast stroma, chloroplast envelope; EXPRESSED IN: 23 plant structures; EXPRESSED DURING: 13 growth stages; CONTAINS InterPro DOMAIN/s: Heavy metal transport/detoxification protein (InterPro:IPR006121), ATPase, P-type, K/Mg/Cd/Cu/Zn/Na/Ca/Na/H-transporter (InterPro:IPR001757), Heavy-metal-associated, conserved site (InterPro:IPR017969); BEST Arabidopsis thaliana protein match is: P-type ATPase of Arabidopsis 2 (TAIR:AT5G21930.2); Has 30201 Blast hits to 17322 proteins in 780 species: Archae - 12; Bacteria - 1396; Metazoa - 17338; Fungi - 3422; Plants - 5037; Viruses - 0; Other Eukaryotes - 2996 (source: NCBI BLink).), with protein sequence MESTLSAFSTVKATAMARSSGGPSLPLLTISKALNRHFTGARHLHPLLLARCSPSVRRLGGFHGSRFTSSNSALRSLGAAVLPVIRHRLECLSSSSPSFRSISSGGGSGFGGYNGGSGGGGGGGSESGDSKSKLGANASDGVSVPSSDIIILDVGGMTCGGCSASVKKILESQPQVASASVNLTTETAIVWPVPEAKSVPDWQKSLGETLANHLTNCGFQSTPRGEVPEDIAGEFAP encoded by the exons ATGGAGTCTACACTCTCAGCTTTCTCAACCGTCAAGGCAACAGCGATGGCTCGAAGTAGTGGTGGTCCTTCATTACCTCTCCTCACTATTTCTAAAGCACTTAACCGCCACTTTACCGGCGCCAGACACCTCCATCCTTTATTGCTCGCTCGCTGTTCTCCCTCCGTGCGACGTCTTGGTGGGTTTCATGGCAGTCGATTTACTTCGTCGAATTCAGCTTTGAGAAGCTTGGGAGCTGCTGTTTTGCCGGTAATCCGACACCGTTTAGAGTGTTTGTCGAGCTCATCGCCGTCTTTCAGGAGTATCTCAAGTGGCGGCGGTTCTGGATTTGGGGGGTATAATGGTGGAagcggcggtggtggtggcggaggATCGGAGAGTGGTGATTCCAAGTCAAAACTGGGTGCTAATGCAAGTGATGGTGTCTCTGTTCCGTCGTCAGATATCATTATTCTCGATGTTGGA GGGATGACATGTGGAGGGTGTTCAGCAAGTGTGAAGAAGATACTGGAAAGCCAA CCTCAAGTTGCTTCAGCTAGTGTTAATCTCACCACCGAGACGGCAATTGTGTGGCCTGTACCGGAAGCTAAAAGTGTACCTGATTGGCAAAAGAGTTTAGGCGAGACGCTTGCAAACCATCTGACCAATTGCGGGTTTCAGTCTACTCCTCGAG GGGAAGTTCCTGAAGATATTGCAGGAGAGTTTGCACCTTGA
- the PAA1 gene encoding P-type ATP-ase 1, with product MESTLSAFSTVKATAMARSSGGPSLPLLTISKALNRHFTGARHLHPLLLARCSPSVRRLGGFHGSRFTSSNSALRSLGAAVLPVIRHRLECLSSSSPSFRSISSGGGSGFGGYNGGSGGGGGGGSESGDSKSKLGANASDGVSVPSSDIIILDVGGMTCGGCSASVKKILESQPQVASASVNLTTETAIVWPVPEAKSVPDWQKSLGETLANHLTNCGFQSTPRVSRGFLWNQSGN from the exons ATGGAGTCTACACTCTCAGCTTTCTCAACCGTCAAGGCAACAGCGATGGCTCGAAGTAGTGGTGGTCCTTCATTACCTCTCCTCACTATTTCTAAAGCACTTAACCGCCACTTTACCGGCGCCAGACACCTCCATCCTTTATTGCTCGCTCGCTGTTCTCCCTCCGTGCGACGTCTTGGTGGGTTTCATGGCAGTCGATTTACTTCGTCGAATTCAGCTTTGAGAAGCTTGGGAGCTGCTGTTTTGCCGGTAATCCGACACCGTTTAGAGTGTTTGTCGAGCTCATCGCCGTCTTTCAGGAGTATCTCAAGTGGCGGCGGTTCTGGATTTGGGGGGTATAATGGTGGAagcggcggtggtggtggcggaggATCGGAGAGTGGTGATTCCAAGTCAAAACTGGGTGCTAATGCAAGTGATGGTGTCTCTGTTCCGTCGTCAGATATCATTATTCTCGATGTTGGA GGGATGACATGTGGAGGGTGTTCAGCAAGTGTGAAGAAGATACTGGAAAGCCAA CCTCAAGTTGCTTCAGCTAGTGTTAATCTCACCACCGAGACGGCAATTGTGTGGCCTGTACCGGAAGCTAAAAGTGTACCTGATTGGCAAAAGAGTTTAGGCGAGACGCTTGCAAACCATCTGACCAATTGCGGGTTTCAGTCTACTCCTCGAG TGTCTAGAGGGTTCCTTTGGAATCAATCAGGTAACTAA